One region of Oryza sativa Japonica Group chromosome 10, ASM3414082v1 genomic DNA includes:
- the LOC4348972 gene encoding uncharacterized protein codes for MKPFHMATLAALMAAAAAAATAAGAVTFDATNTASSTAGGQRFDREVGVDYAKQVLADASSFIWDAFEQPGDGGDRKPVDAVTLTVEDIDGVAFTSGDGIHLSARYVGGYSSSSGDVRTEVTGVLYHEATHVWQWGLQDYAAHSWVYEGIADFVRLRAGYVAAGWVQPGQGNSWEDSYSVTARFFDYCDSVKPGFVADINAKLKDGYNVDYFVQITGKTVQQLWQDYKAKYGN; via the coding sequence atgaagccTTTCCACATGGCCACTCTCGCGGCGCtcatggccgccgcggccgcggccgcgacgGCCGCTGGCGCCGTGACGTTCGATGCGACGAACACGGCGTCGAGCACCGCCGGCGGGCAGCGGTTCGACCGGGAGGTCGGCGTGGACTACGCGAAGCAGGTGCTCGCCGACGCGTCGTCCTTCATCTGGGACGCCTTCGAGCagcccggcgacggcggcgaccggaagCCGGTGGACGCGGTGACCCTGACCGTGGAGGACATCGACGGCGTGGCGTTCACCAGCGGCGACGGCATCCACCTGAGCGCGCGGTACGTCGGCGGCTACAGCTCCAGCTCCGGCGACGTGAGGACGGAGGTGACCGGCGTGCTGTACCACGAGGCGACGCACGTGTGGCAGTGGGGGCTGCAGGACTACGCGGCGCACTCGTGGGTGTACGAGGGGATCGCCGACTTCGTGCGGCTGCGCGCCGGCTACGTCGCCGCCGGCTGGGTGCAGCCGGGGCAAGGGAACAGCTGGGAGGACAGCTACTCCGTGACGGCGAGGTTCTTCGACTACTGCGACAGCGTCAAGCCAGGGTTCGTCGCCGACATCAATGCCAAGTTGAAGGACGGGTACAATGTCGACTACTTCGTGCAGATCACCGGGAAGACCGTGCAGCAGCTGTGGCAGGATTACAAGGCCAAGTACGGcaactga